The following are from one region of the Streptomyces fradiae genome:
- a CDS encoding molybdopterin-binding protein, which translates to MPQAPTGTPAAVGAKADPATPAPQAPQAPTDTTAAVGAPVPPAAQAPSGARASGSADEPLGPSGPGRPAASAGPEPRAPKAPPGAPVPGKAPDPANPVPKAPTGTPTAVGAKADPATPAPQPPPAPPGAPVPGKAADPAPPATPAPHTERHQATPWPEARAVAARAGAEAARAETARQPAPVPLERALGRVLAEPLRALTDLPSFDTSAMDGWAVAGPGPWWVDAEGAVLAGHAGAGELADGDAVRIATGARVPAGATAVVRSEHARAGTDGRLHALRTVTHGQDIRPRGQECRTGDRLLPAGGTVTPAVLGLAAAAGYDELTVHPRPRVEVLVLGDELLTAGLPHEGLIRDALGPLLGPWLGGLGAEVLGTRRIGDDAEALYAAVTGSAADVVVTTGGTAAGPVDHVHPVLAKAGATLLVDGVKVRPGHPMLLAALPGARHLVGLPGNPLAAVSGLLTLAEPLLRALAGRPAPAPYRVEVREEIQGHPYDTRLVPVVRDGGEAVPLRYHGPAMLRGIAAADGMAVVPPGGAAAGQTLQVLDLPWPAGPLGSADEGACFT; encoded by the coding sequence GTGCCGCAGGCGCCCACCGGCACCCCGGCCGCCGTCGGCGCCAAGGCCGACCCGGCCACCCCCGCGCCGCAGGCGCCGCAGGCGCCCACCGACACCACGGCTGCCGTCGGCGCCCCGGTGCCCCCCGCCGCGCAGGCGCCGTCCGGCGCACGCGCCTCTGGCTCGGCTGATGAGCCGTTGGGCCCCTCCGGCCCCGGCCGCCCTGCCGCTTCCGCGGGTCCGGAGCCTCGCGCGCCGAAGGCGCCGCCTGGTGCCCCGGTGCCTGGCAAGGCCCCCGACCCGGCGAACCCCGTGCCGAAGGCGCCCACCGGCACCCCGACCGCCGTCGGCGCCAAGGCCGACCCGGCCACCCCCGCGCCGCAGCCGCCCCCGGCGCCTCCCGGTGCCCCCGTGCCCGGCAAGGCAGCCGATCCGGCGCCCCCCGCCACCCCCGCGCCCCACACCGAGCGCCACCAAGCCACCCCCTGGCCCGAGGCGCGTGCCGTTGCCGCGCGGGCCGGGGCAGAGGCCGCGCGGGCGGAGACGGCGAGGCAGCCCGCGCCAGTGCCGTTGGAGCGGGCGCTGGGGCGGGTGTTGGCGGAGCCGTTGCGGGCGCTGACGGATCTGCCGTCGTTCGATACGTCCGCGATGGACGGTTGGGCGGTCGCGGGGCCGGGGCCGTGGTGGGTCGATGCCGAGGGCGCGGTGCTTGCCGGGCATGCCGGGGCGGGCGAGCTCGCGGACGGGGACGCCGTGCGGATCGCCACGGGGGCCCGGGTGCCGGCCGGGGCGACCGCTGTGGTGCGCAGTGAGCACGCGCGCGCCGGGACCGATGGACGGCTGCACGCGCTGCGCACGGTGACGCATGGTCAGGACATCCGGCCGCGCGGTCAGGAGTGCCGCACCGGTGACCGGCTGCTGCCCGCGGGCGGCACCGTGACGCCCGCCGTGCTCGGCCTGGCCGCCGCGGCGGGTTACGACGAGCTGACCGTGCATCCGCGCCCCCGGGTGGAGGTGCTGGTCCTCGGCGATGAGCTGCTCACCGCCGGACTGCCGCACGAGGGCCTGATCCGGGACGCACTGGGGCCGCTGCTGGGGCCCTGGCTGGGCGGGCTCGGTGCCGAGGTCCTTGGCACCCGGCGGATCGGTGACGACGCCGAGGCCCTGTACGCGGCCGTCACCGGCTCCGCCGCCGACGTCGTGGTCACCACCGGCGGGACCGCCGCCGGGCCCGTCGACCATGTGCACCCGGTGCTCGCCAAGGCCGGCGCGACCCTGCTGGTCGACGGCGTGAAGGTGCGCCCCGGCCACCCCATGCTGCTCGCCGCGCTCCCCGGCGCCCGCCATCTGGTGGGCCTGCCCGGCAATCCGCTGGCCGCCGTGTCCGGGCTGCTGACGCTGGCCGAGCCGCTGCTGCGCGCGCTCGCCGGGCGGCCGGCCCCCGCCCCGTACCGCGTCGAGGTACGCGAGGAGATCCAGGGGCACCCGTACGACACCCGGCTCGTTCCGGTCGTCCGCGACGGCGGCGAGGCCGTGCCGCTGCGTTACCACGGGCCCGCGATGCTGCGGGGGATCGCCGCCGCCGACGGCATGGCCGTCGTGCCGCCCGGGGGCGCCGCCGCCGGGCAGACGCTGCAGGTGCTCGACCTGCCCTGGCCCGCCGGACCTCTCGGGTCGGCGGACGAAGGAGCATGTTTCACGTGA
- a CDS encoding TrkA family potassium uptake protein has product MFHVKLPSRDAMARQADERVSGPRVQLPRRVVQKPLRQVGKRLLMALGVLVVTVLIVYADRGGYHDNANGTLDFLDCAYYATVTLSTTGYGDIVPYSDSARLANILLVTPLRVLFLIILVGTTLEVLTERTREEFRLNRWRATLREHTVIVGFGTKGRSAIQTLCATGLRKDQIVIVDPSTKVIEAANADGFVGVLGDATRSDVLLRAEVQKARQIVIATQRDDTAVLVTLTARQLNRGAKIVAAVREEENAPLLRQSGADAVITSASAAGRLLGLSVLSPSAGTVMEDLIQQGSGLDLVERPVTKAEAGRSVRETEDLVVSVLRGHRLLGYDDPAASPLQLTDRVITIVRATSVTPLTTPDED; this is encoded by the coding sequence ATGTTTCACGTGAAACTTCCCAGCCGGGACGCGATGGCGCGCCAGGCCGACGAGCGCGTGTCGGGCCCCCGGGTCCAGTTGCCCCGGAGGGTGGTTCAGAAGCCGCTCCGCCAGGTCGGCAAGCGCCTCCTCATGGCGCTCGGCGTGCTGGTCGTCACCGTCCTCATCGTCTACGCCGACCGGGGCGGCTACCACGACAACGCCAACGGCACGCTCGACTTCCTCGACTGCGCCTACTACGCGACCGTCACCCTCTCCACCACGGGCTACGGCGACATCGTCCCGTACAGCGACTCGGCGCGGCTCGCGAACATCCTGCTGGTCACGCCACTGCGCGTGCTGTTTCTGATCATCCTGGTCGGCACCACCCTCGAGGTCCTCACGGAGCGGACCCGGGAGGAGTTCCGGCTGAACCGCTGGAGGGCCACCTTGCGCGAGCACACCGTCATCGTCGGTTTCGGCACCAAGGGGCGCTCGGCGATCCAGACGCTGTGCGCGACCGGACTGCGCAAGGACCAGATCGTCATCGTCGACCCCTCGACGAAGGTGATCGAGGCGGCCAACGCCGACGGGTTCGTCGGCGTCCTCGGCGACGCCACCCGCAGCGATGTGCTGCTCCGCGCCGAGGTGCAGAAGGCCCGTCAGATCGTCATCGCCACCCAGCGCGACGACACCGCCGTCCTGGTCACCCTGACGGCCCGCCAGCTCAACCGGGGCGCGAAGATCGTCGCCGCGGTCCGCGAGGAGGAGAACGCGCCGCTGCTGCGCCAGTCCGGCGCGGACGCCGTGATCACCAGCGCCAGCGCCGCCGGCCGGCTGCTCGGTCTGTCGGTGCTCAGCCCCAGCGCGGGCACGGTGATGGAGGACCTGATCCAGCAGGGCTCCGGGCTCGACCTGGTCGAACGCCCGGTGACCAAGGCCGAGGCAGGCCGCAGCGTCCGGGAGACCGAGGACCTGGTGGTGAGCGTGCTGCGCGGCCACCGGCTGCTCGGTTACGACGACCCCGCCGCCAGCCCGCTCCAGCTCACCGACCGGGTGATCACCATCGTGCGGGCCACGTCCGTCACCCCGCTCACCACGCCCGACGAGGACTGA